DNA sequence from the Armigeres subalbatus isolate Guangzhou_Male chromosome 1, GZ_Asu_2, whole genome shotgun sequence genome:
TTTTAGGGGTttttcttagccgtgcggtaagatgggcagctacaaagcaagaccatgctgagggcggcttggttcgattcccggtccgctCATGATATACAGggttaactttattgattacaagaaagcagcttttCCGCGCGCACGAGCTATTTCGTTCGAGATGCCGCGAAGAGCAGacgtcgtcgtcagcatcagCAGCGCtctgattaaattttcttgtctgaataACTagcgattggctaccatcagtgaaagcagctcttaagccATAATTTGAGGCGAGGTGAATTTCGATCATAGTACAAATTAATCACTTGGTGGTGGCAGATAGTGATATTGCTCCCGGCGGCAACTTGCTGCTGTCGCCAGGCGATTCTAATTTGcactttaaacaaaatttgtctCGGCTAAATATCCGCTTCCACAAAATTGTAATCTTTagaatcgatttattttcaatacctATCCAATCACAAActacaacaaaaccaaataaatatcttgagaaaatttcacttggctaccaccatgcgaataaatatttgtagcatctctcTCCGACGCGcgttcgtgattctgctacggacggcaattTTCTGGCGTCTTGAAGcgattaatttgcactttgaacaaatttcttCACACGCAACAACCTTGTATAAAGTGGTGGACCTGAATAGAACCACTTGATTGGACCTGCAACAAAACCAGATCCAGAACCACGTGAGAAAATCTCACTGGGTGCGGCTGACACCGACGATAGCCACTCGATAGTTTGATAAAGGCTCTactaacgttcaaaatcttacatgatttcatgGCGGTCCATAATTTTAGATTCTAATTTGACACCTAGTAtcttcgggtaagacgttgttcAACGTCAAAAGCAGAATTTCACTTTATTTATTAAACGTACGCTTTATTATTTCGAGCACTGACAAACTAAAAGGGCCTAATCAGACGTCGAATAAATGTGCAGCAATTCTGGTAAGGTATTATGTTTATTataactatttttttatatgtgcATACTGTCTGTCATTCTGTCATCAGaatatttgtaaaataattacataaatcttcaaaacatattttttgtattgCATTTCTAGATCAAACGACCAATGAAAAGTGCGAGTATGAATAAACCTATTGAGTATTGAACAGCTCCGCACCCACTTCTGCTGAAGAACCCTTTCCGATTGTCCTTATCATTAGGATCACGTACCCCACATGTACGATAGGACAATGTCTTCTTCCGTTTTGGATTCACATATCCCGGAACGAAAACAGAAGGGTTGTCGAGCCTTCCACTAGCCAAAAGTCGTGAAAAGTCTTGCTCTATTTGGAACGCGCTGGGGCCCTTAAAATGAATGATCATTTGAACGCACGCATCGTTGTGCAGCGTCTTAATGCTTCGGGAATCGATCGCCAACATCCACTCGGGGAGTCCCATCACTGCTCGAACATCTTCCAGAAATTGCGTCACCACAAATCGCGGTGGTTTTTTAAGATTGATGTACTTAACGATGTCGTGATCGGGTTCAATCTTTGCGCAAGCGAAACGATCCCGGGAGAAGTCGGGCCCGAAAATGACGATCGCTCTTCCAAGCGCACTCACCGTGCCTTCCAGAGGAAAATTACTATCGGCGAACACCATCCGACGACCGCCGATGTCGATGGGGCCCAATCGAGTGGATACATCACCCACGTAGCATCGTAAGGGGTTATCCGGACCGCATTCTTGGCGATACAAATCTTGCTGAAAAGGATAAacatcgtttatttttttagaaaattttaagAGCTATTTTTGGTCTTACATTTAACGGATCTGCCAGCTGCGTGTAGTACGGGTTCCACACGTATCCTGCCGCAACACAACGCGTCTCTACTTGTTTAACCGTGGCATCTACCCCAACCGGATTCACCCAAATGTGCCAATTGTGATTGGATGTCATGTTTCGATCGTGTTTCCCTGGATATCTGAGGTTCACTTCGATAATTGTGTCACTCTGACTGCCATCATTTCCAATAAGCTGCGTCATTCGGATGAAGCCGTAGGCATACCCGGCCGGGTGATGGAATGATGCTATGGCTCGAATCTCCCGCGCTTCACTAGGGCTGTAACCTCGTTCAAGCGTGCTGCACGCCCAGCGACGATTTTTCTCCTTCTTGTGAACCACAATCGAGCGTCCGATGATACTTTCATATCCGTAAAGCGGTAGCCGTGTGTCGTTGTAGGCCTGTTCGTACATGGAGACACCGTCCAGGGTGCCGAACTTTCCGCTAAGATCACCTAATTCGTATTCATCGGTGCTTCCCTGTGCTGGTGGTGGCGAAAGCTTTGGGTTTATGGACCGTGGGTTCCAATGACCGTAGACGGTAGAATCTTCACACGGAAACTGCAGATCGCCTTCAACTGGAGCCTTGAATTATGAACATTTAGTTGAAACAATTGTCAAAGAGCATGATTTAAAATACTCACAATATGCACGTGGTAGCCACTGTTTTCCACCAATCCCTTGAAATCCACTTCGACATTTGTCATGTCGTATTCCGATTGTTGCAACATCTCCAGCTTTCCTTTAATTGTCAATGGATCTCCGTTGGAATACCAGTCCCGTGCGACCACTTTTCTGCGGTGGTAGCCCCCAATTCTAAATAAAGTTTAACGTTAGTCAAATTAtcagaaaaaacaaaaaaatacatacaTCGAACAAGCCAGCCGTTCTCCCCTAGCTTTGGGTCCATGATCATCGTAAATCACAATTGATCGCCCAATGATACTCGCGAATCCGCTCAACGGAAGATTCTGATCGACGAACATCTTTCGACTGACTCGCTCGGCTTCGGCTTTTCGACCTGCAATTCCCAGCATCCCCAAtcgatttgaaagatctcctAGCCGACAAAGCTCGGGTGAAGAGGAAGTACATCGTTGCTCCCAATCTGACATTCCTACCGAAACCTTTTGCGGGTTGAAGATTCCGCCCGAGCTAACACATCGATTCTGCCAATCGTAAAAGTCCTTCCCCGGAGGATGGTCCGTAATGGTCCACCGGTGTTCGGCTGTGTTGTTAACATTTGAACCATCGGCGTGGATTAGGTACTCGAAGATCACGGCCGTGTCACTccagaactcatccttcacctGTCTGAACAGTATTCTTCCAACGATGGGATATCGGAACAGAACCTGAGCCGTGATGATGGGAATTTGGTAAGGGCGGCTGATTTCGTAGAGTGTCACGGGCCCGCATGCCCAAGGGGTATGTGTGATGTTGTTTGGATCGGTGCGGTTAAAGCGTTGAACGCTGAAACTTCGGAAAATCACGCTGTGCCTTCCCTGCAGCGGAAGGAAAGCATCCCAGAAAAATCCACTGAGTTCAGCGCTGGTTCCCGGGAGAAACATTCGATGGGTTTCTCTTTTGTTGCGATTGGTGAGCTTGCCGGTGAGGTCACCGACCGGATATTGATCCTGTGTTCCAAATCCGGGCGGCGGAATGCTTTGGGGTTCGATATTGACTGGGTTGAAAACCGGTCCGGATGTTAAACAGAATGAATCCTTGTTGGCCGAGTAGGACTGGAGAGGTAACTGGTTGATCTTAAAACTAGCGACATCTTTGGCATAGTTGACGTTATCCTCGAGGTTGTTGGTAACTGAAGCGAAAGAGGCATTGACCCAGGTTGGTTCAAAGCGTGATCGTTGGAAGAATCGAATTTCCCCGCGCATTCCCTGGCCGTTGACCAAGGCTCGGGCAGACTTTGCCTTAAGATGGCGAATCTTTGAACAAGCGAGGAACGTGTCAGGGTGAACAGGATCGAAGATAACTACGTAGAGTTTCCGAGACGGTCCATAGAGATCGCTAGGCAGCAGAACCAAGTCCCGATCATTAAACAACTGAGGAATCTTACTCTTTTGAGAGTTTGTAGTAATTTTTAGATTGCCAAGGCGTACATCGATGTCACCAATTGCTTTGCCAGCTCCTTGAACCTGTGGGTCAAACACCAACTGGAGTTTATTGCAGTTCTCCTCTGCATTGTCATTCTCTAATATGTCCGTCACATATATTTTCCACGAATGCTCAGTAAAAGGTGGATTGtttagttttctaaaaaaaGTTAACTGCTAAATATGTACAAATAAGATTAAAAATGCGTTACCTGGACTGTTCCCTAATATGGAAGAGATTTGAATAGATCAACGTATCCGAATGGTGCGTCTCTTTGGCAGCCAACCATCGGAAATAGATCGATCCCGTTATGGGGCTACTGAATCTCGCCTCTGCAATATGATCCTGCGAACCATCCCGGGTCGTGATCGTAGCACAAACTCTGAACCCATTATTCGGATCGAACAGCATCAGCGACTTACCCCACAGGCCCTTTTCGCCCGTCAGTGGAATATCGTTCAACCATGACACAGATTCGTTCCCGGGCAACGTCAAAAAACCCAAGTCATCGTCGAACGACCACAACTGTTCTCCAAGTTGTTTCACGTCACACCTTTCGCGACCATCGACGATCGTGTAGTCCACCGGCAGCTGATACACGCCCCAGCTCCACGCTTGATCGGGGTATTGAAGCGTTGTTTCCAAATCCGAACTTATCTGGACCTGCCAGTCCGAGAATTGTGAGAATGAGATCTCGCCATGCAGGCCAAACTGTGAGATGTATGCAACCAAATTGACCGCCGCAGCTGAAGAGAGGAAGGTTTCAATCAATATCAATACAATCGATATAACATGCATGCGCAAAGTTGCACAAtctataatttatttaatttatccaCCATAGTTTGAAATCGAACATTTCGTTACTGAATCAACTAAATCAGAACTTGTTTCCTGTCATTAAGCCGATCATTGATACTGGGAATGGTTTCGACGTATGTCGTGGTGATGTAAACCGATGACTGTTGGTCTACCTTTCAAAATTAGTAACTGTGTAAAAAATCTACGGCTTGTTAAGTAGAATTTAATTTGACCGAAGAACTTATTAGAATGTAAAATACTCCAAATGTACAAATTGAAGACGATAGATTTTGTTACACAAAAGTAGTGTTTCGCCCCAGTGTTAAGCGCGGGGAAAACCTTTCCCCGACACTTAGATGATTAGGCGATCGTCTATCGATCAAAACAGAAACAATCTAAGATCTTAGATGGAAAGATTATAAGGTCAAAAGATTTCAATCACTTAAACGAATGTTGCTCTCTTAGCCGCAACGTGGCAGATAAAAGCCACCAGGAAATTGAAACGATTGGTTGAGCAAAATGACCACCACTCACTGTAGGCTCACCTTGATCAAGTACCGTAACGATGATGACGATCGCCAAAACTCCAGCCGTGTGACTCATGGATCGCATTCTCGCACCGTTTTTGTCGATATTTTTCGCGGATTTCGTACGATTCACATCGCATTCCGAACGGTGAAAAATATTATGATATCGATGCCAGTGTTGCACAACATATTATGTCTTTTGCTCTCTATCAGTGCAGTTTTGCCCGTGTCTGCACGGCTGGCACAGCAAGTGGAAATGCGAGTATGAGTCACTTTCTTCAGGTGTTGCTCTACAATGGTACGCACCGAGCAAACCATCGACGCCTCGatcagtgctgatcgcgtgttttGCTGCGACGACCGGTTCAATCCACCGCTCACTTTAAACTGACTGGACTGGTGCTGAGAGCGTGAGCATTGCAGTGCCTTGCTTAGAAGTGGGCTTCGACTTGCAGTAACTGTTGGGTCTTGTTGAGGTCTCTGATCTGGCTCTCCGGTGCTGGAGTATATGTTCTCGTAGcagatttgttttgattctcTCTTTCGAAGCACGATGATAGCGTGGATAGTCGTTCGAAGTGCATGCAAAACTATGGAACCAATACAAATTTAAATATAATAAACAGAATAATCCACTTAACGGTGATG
Encoded proteins:
- the LOC134216338 gene encoding uncharacterized protein LOC134216338, with translation MRSMSHTAGVLAIVIIVTVLDQAAAVNLVAYISQFGLHGEISFSQFSDWQVQISSDLETTLQYPDQAWSWGVYQLPVDYTIVDGRERCDVKQLGEQLWSFDDDLGFLTLPGNESVSWLNDIPLTGEKGLWGKSLMLFDPNNGFRVCATITTRDGSQDHIAEARFSSPITGSIYFRWLAAKETHHSDTLIYSNLFHIREQSRKLNNPPFTEHSWKIYVTDILENDNAEENCNKLQLVFDPQVQGAGKAIGDIDVRLGNLKITTNSQKSKIPQLFNDRDLVLLPSDLYGPSRKLYVVIFDPVHPDTFLACSKIRHLKAKSARALVNGQGMRGEIRFFQRSRFEPTWVNASFASVTNNLEDNVNYAKDVASFKINQLPLQSYSANKDSFCLTSGPVFNPVNIEPQSIPPPGFGTQDQYPVGDLTGKLTNRNKRETHRMFLPGTSAELSGFFWDAFLPLQGRHSVIFRSFSVQRFNRTDPNNITHTPWACGPVTLYEISRPYQIPIITAQVLFRYPIVGRILFRQVKDEFWSDTAVIFEYLIHADGSNVNNTAEHRWTITDHPPGKDFYDWQNRCVSSGGIFNPQKVSVGMSDWEQRCTSSSPELCRLGDLSNRLGMLGIAGRKAEAERVSRKMFVDQNLPLSGFASIIGRSIVIYDDHGPKARGERLACSIIGGYHRRKVVARDWYSNGDPLTIKGKLEMLQQSEYDMTNVEVDFKGLVENSGYHVHIAPVEGDLQFPCEDSTVYGHWNPRSINPKLSPPPAQGSTDEYELGDLSGKFGTLDGVSMYEQAYNDTRLPLYGYESIIGRSIVVHKKEKNRRWACSTLERGYSPSEAREIRAIASFHHPAGYAYGFIRMTQLIGNDGSQSDTIIEVNLRYPGKHDRNMTSNHNWHIWVNPVGVDATVKQVETRCVAAGYVWNPYYTQLADPLNQDLYRQECGPDNPLRCYVGDVSTRLGPIDIGGRRMVFADSNFPLEGTVSALGRAIVIFGPDFSRDRFACAKIEPDHDIVKYINLKKPPRFVVTQFLEDVRAVMGLPEWMLAIDSRSIKTLHNDACVQMIIHFKGPSAFQIEQDFSRLLASGRLDNPSVFVPGYVNPKRKKTLSYRTCGVRDPNDKDNRKGFFSRSGCGAVQYSIGLFILALFIGRLI